One window of Riemerella anatipestifer genomic DNA carries:
- the ere(D) gene encoding EreD family erythromycin esterase produces MKNIKPLTFPFNSENNTSIKQSLFRFREYFDSSTIVGLGENAHFIKEFFTFRHQVIEFLVTECDFDTLAFEFGFSEGLEVDKWIKSQIPFDDLDKLLSHFYYPNEFKDTLLWLRRYNQDNNNQITFLGVDIPKNGGSYFPNFRIVSDYLQRLSIVSSDVLQKILNLAEKFDFYSTSQLALNLSLFDEAEHNELKALLLKVYIRLITLQPKLESLEFQSIVHQVKGLIYMNYNADAMESFITERGIEGDMGAKDQYMAESIDWFLKNSLGKKIILVAHNAHIQKTPVDFDGFISCYPMGQRLSMTFGEKYKAFAITNLRGETAALYPDNDYQFGFRVDKFPLDFPESDSVEFIMQEFGGKECCLLMNRSTELKNCNKIRFDSMCLKTEIEEAFDGIFLIEKSTVSEVVD; encoded by the coding sequence ATGAAAAATATAAAACCCTTAACTTTTCCGTTTAATTCGGAAAATAATACATCCATAAAACAAAGTCTTTTTCGATTTCGAGAATATTTTGATTCTTCTACAATTGTTGGTTTAGGCGAAAACGCACATTTCATAAAAGAGTTTTTTACATTCAGGCATCAAGTTATTGAGTTTTTAGTAACTGAATGTGATTTTGACACCTTGGCATTTGAGTTTGGTTTTTCTGAAGGATTAGAAGTTGATAAGTGGATAAAATCACAAATTCCATTCGACGATTTGGATAAGTTACTGTCACACTTTTATTATCCAAATGAGTTTAAAGATACTTTGCTATGGCTTCGTCGGTATAATCAAGACAATAATAATCAAATTACCTTTTTAGGTGTGGATATTCCTAAAAATGGAGGTTCTTATTTTCCAAACTTTCGTATTGTATCTGATTATTTGCAAAGACTTTCAATCGTTTCTTCTGATGTCTTACAGAAGATTTTAAATCTTGCTGAGAAATTTGATTTCTATTCGACTTCTCAGCTTGCGTTAAATTTATCGCTTTTTGATGAAGCTGAACATAATGAATTAAAAGCATTGCTATTAAAAGTTTACATTCGTTTGATTACTCTTCAACCAAAATTAGAAAGTTTAGAATTTCAATCGATAGTTCATCAAGTTAAAGGCTTGATTTATATGAATTATAATGCTGATGCTATGGAAAGTTTCATTACTGAAAGGGGAATTGAAGGAGATATGGGAGCAAAAGACCAGTATATGGCAGAAAGCATTGATTGGTTTTTGAAAAATTCACTTGGTAAAAAGATTATTTTGGTTGCCCACAATGCTCACATTCAAAAAACTCCGGTAGATTTTGATGGATTTATTAGTTGTTATCCAATGGGGCAAAGACTTTCGATGACTTTTGGAGAAAAATATAAAGCATTTGCAATAACTAATCTACGTGGAGAAACTGCGGCATTGTATCCTGATAATGATTATCAATTTGGCTTTAGGGTTGATAAATTTCCACTTGATTTTCCAGAGTCGGATTCTGTTGAATTTATTATGCAAGAATTTGGAGGAAAAGAATGCTGTTTACTAATGAACAGAAGTACGGAATTAAAAAATTGTAATAAGATTCGATTTGATTCGATGTGCCTAAAAACTGAAATAGAAGAAGCTTTTGACGGAATTTTTCTAATAGAAAAATCAACTGTTTCAGAAGTAGTGGATTGA
- a CDS encoding aminoglycoside 6-adenylyltransferase AadS: MKVREEKLRTIIEWSEKNEDVRVLLLTSSLVNPLALVDEFSDLDIEFVFEDNTNYISDKSWTLKFGNPIAMIEEDESCFNHKHAMKMLLYEDGVKVDFKLYSKSKFIKETQEKELPEDWDIGYKILIDKDGITKQMLKPTYQISIIKKPSEKEFQNLINDFWWDTTYVAKCLVRDEIFYAKFMSETVIRTEYLIPLIEWHIASEHNWNITTNKYGRLFKKYLNQEMWAKTEQTFSGSDIKENWTALFSMTDLVSEIGTELSKKLEYKYPDKLENDIRKYLAGLKPKT, from the coding sequence ATGAAAGTCAGAGAAGAAAAGTTAAGAACAATTATAGAATGGTCGGAGAAAAACGAAGATGTAAGAGTTCTTCTTCTGACAAGTTCACTTGTAAATCCTTTAGCACTTGTTGACGAATTTAGTGATTTAGACATTGAATTTGTTTTTGAGGATAATACAAATTACATTTCAGACAAAAGCTGGACGCTTAAATTCGGAAATCCAATTGCTATGATTGAAGAAGACGAAAGTTGTTTTAACCATAAACACGCAATGAAAATGCTACTTTATGAAGACGGTGTGAAAGTAGATTTTAAACTTTACAGCAAATCAAAATTTATAAAGGAAACGCAAGAGAAAGAATTACCAGAAGATTGGGATATTGGTTATAAAATTTTAATTGATAAAGATGGTATTACAAAGCAAATGCTGAAACCAACTTATCAAATTTCCATTATCAAAAAACCGTCTGAAAAAGAGTTTCAAAATCTAATAAACGATTTTTGGTGGGACACAACTTACGTGGCAAAGTGTCTTGTGAGAGATGAAATATTCTATGCGAAATTTATGTCGGAAACCGTTATTCGCACAGAATATTTAATTCCTTTAATTGAATGGCACATTGCAAGTGAACACAATTGGAACATAACGACCAATAAATATGGACGACTTTTCAAAAAGTATCTTAACCAGGAAATGTGGGCTAAAACAGAACAAACATTTTCAGGGAGCGATATAAAGGAAAATTGGACTGCTCTATTTTCAATGACTGATTTAGTTTCAGAAATAGGAACTGAATTGTCAAAAAAATTAGAGTACAAATACCCGGATAAATTAGAAAATGACATACGAAAATATTTAGCTGGACTAAAACCCAAAACATAA